TCGACCTGCGCATCCGCCCCGGCGAGGTGGTCGCCCTGCTGGGGCCCAACGGTGCCGGCAAGACGACCACCGTGGACATGCTGCTGGGCCTGTCCCAGCCCACCGAGGGCACCGCCCGGGTGTACGGCCGGCCGCCGCACGAGGCGGTCGCGCTGGGCTTGGTGTCCGCGGTGATGCAGACCGGCGGCCTGCTCAAGGACTACACCGTCGCGGAGACCGTCCGGCTGACCGCCGCGCTGTTCGGCCGGCCCCGCTCGGCGGTCGACGTGGCGCTCAAGCGGGCCGGGATCGCCGACATCGGCGACCGGCTGGTCGGCAAGTGCTCCGGCGGGCAGCAGCAGCGGCTGCGGTTCGCGATGGCGCTGCTGCCCGACCCGGCGCTGCTGATCCTGGACGAGCCGACCACCGGCATGGACGTCGGCGGGCGCCGCGAGTTCTGGGACGCGATCCGCGAGGACGCCGAGGGCGGGCGCACCGTCATCTTCGCCACCCACTACCTGGAGGAGGCCGACGCGTACGCCGACCGGATCGTGCTGGTGCGCCGCGGCCGGATCGTCGCCGACGGCACCGCCGCCGAGGTCAAGGCGCTGGCCGCCGGCCGGACCGTGCGGGCCACCCTGCCCGGCGCCGAACTGGCCGACCTGACCCGGATCCCCGGCGTCGAGTCCTCCGAGGTGCGCGGCGACACCGTCTACCTGCACGGCCGCGAGACCGACGAGATCGCCCGCTACCTGCTCACCCAGACCGCCGCGCGGGACCTGGAGATCACCTCCCGAAACCTGGAAGACGCGTTCCTGACCCTGACGGCCGACGAGGAGACCGCGGCATGACCGCCACCGCCACCCCCACCACCGCGCAGACGCGCACCCTGCCCAGGTTCGGCGGGTTCAGCCTCGGCATGCTGGCCCTGGAGTTGCGCCGGCTGATCCGCAACAAGCGCACCGTCATCTTCACGTTCATCATGCCGGCCGTCTTCTTCCTGCTGTTCGGCACGAGCGCGAACTACAAGCACGAGCAGGTCGGCAACGGCAACGTCACCGGCTACGTCATGGTCAGCATGGCGGTGTACGGGGCGATGCTGGCCACCACCTCCGGCGGCGCGATGGTCTCCATCGAGCGGGCCGCCGGGTGGAGCCGGCAGCTGCGGCTCACCCCGCTGCGACCCGCCGCCTACATCGGCGTCAAGCTGGTGCTGGCGATGGTGATCGGCGCGGTCTCGGTGGCGGTGGTCAACGTGGTCGGCGCGTTCACCGGCGCCGAGCTGGACACCGGCCCGTGGATCGCCTGCGCCCTGCTGTCCTGGGTGTGCTCCCTGGTGTTCGCCGCGTTCGGCCTGTTCATGGGCTACCTGCTGCCCAGCGAGAACGTGATGCAGATCCTCGGCCCGGCGCTGGGCCTGCTCGGTCTGGCCGGTGGCCTGTTCGTCCCGGTCGACAAGCTCGGCAGCACCCTGGAGACGATCGCCAAGTTCACCCCGGTGTACGGCGTCGGCGAGGTGGCCCGCTACCCGCTGACCCACAGCGACAACCTGTGGCAGGCGATCCTGAGCGTCGTGGTGTGGACCGCGCTGTTCGCGGCCGGCGCCATCTGGCGCTTCCGCCGCGACACCGCCCGGGTCTGACTGGCCGGTACCGTTCCTGTCATGGCCCCGGCACCTTCGGAGACACCCGGCCGCGTCGGTTTCCGCGCCGGCTGGGTGTTCGCCGCGATCTGGCTGTTCTACCTGGGTGAGAACCTCAACGCGCTGCTGCGGCATCCGGCCGGCATGTGGCGCGACGTCGGCCTGGTCGCCCTGGCCCTGTTCGCCGTCACCTACGTGCTGCTGGTCAGCATCATGCGCAAGCCCCGCTCCGACGGCGGCTACCCGCCGTCGGAGCTGCGCATCTGGCTCGGCCTGCTGGTCCTGCTCGCGCTGGCCCTGCTGCAACTGCCGGCCGCCGGGCAGCACATCCTGACCTGCACCGTCTACATCGCGGCCAGCGCGGTGATGGGCCTGCCGTTGCGGTCCGGGCTGGCCGTGGCGGTCACCATCGCCGTCGCGGTGGAGGTCGCCATCCGGGTGGTGCCGGAGTGGCGCACGACCAGCCAGGGGTACGCCCTGGCGGTGGTCCTCGCCGCGGCCGCCACCTGGGGGATGCGGCTGGCGTTCGAACGGCAGGGCCGGCTGATCCAGGCGCAGAACGAGCTCGCCGAGCTGGCCGTCGCCGACGAACGCTCCCGGATCGCCGGGGACCTGCACGACATCCTCGGGCATTCGCTGACCGTCGTCGCGGTCAAGGCGGAACTCGCCCAGCGGCTGCTCGACGTCGACCTGGACCGGGCCCGCGCCGAGCTGCGCGACCTGGAGTCGCTGGCCCGCGACGCCCTGGCCGACGTGCGGGCGACGGCGCTGAACATGCGCGGCATCTCGCTGCCCGGTGAGATCGCCGCGGCCAAGGCCGCCCTGGCCGCGGCCGACGTCAAGGCGGAGCTGCCCGGCGCCGCCGACGACGTGCCGACCCGGTACCGGGAACTGTTCGCCTGGACGATCCGGGAGGCGGTCACCAACATCGTGCGGCACAGCCGGGCGCGGCACGCCGAGGTGCGGCTGTGCCCGGACAGTGTCGAGATCGTCGATGATGGGCAGGGCTGCACGTCGACCGCCGGTGGCGGGCAGGGCCTGGCCGGGCTGCGCCGGCGGGCCGACGAGCTGGGTGCACGACTGATCGCCGGGCAGCGGGGGGACCGGCCCGGATTCCGAGTACGAGTGGAGGTCCCCTCATGATCAAACTGTTGCTGGCCGACGATCAGGCGCTGGTCCGCGGCGCGATGGCGGCCCTGCTCGACCTGGAGCCCGATCTGAAGGTGGTCGCCGAGGTCGGCCGTGGTGACGAGGTGCTCGACGCGGCCCGCGCCCACGAGGTCGACGTGGCGCTGCTGGACGTGCAGATGCCCGGCCTGGACGGGATCGCCGCGGCCCGGCTGTTGCAGGAGTCGCTGCCCGGCTGCAAGGTGCTGATGGTGACCACGTTCGGCCGGGCCGGCTATCTGCGCCAGGCGATGGCGGCCGGGGCCAGCGGGTTCGTCGTCAAGGACACCCCGGCGCGGCAGCTGGCCGACGCGGTCCGCCGGGTGCACCAGGGTCTGCGGGTGGTCGACCCGGCCCTGGCGGCGCAGAGCCTGGCGCACGGCGACTCGCCGCTGACCGAGCGGGAGTCCGACGTGCTGCGCGCCGCCCGCGACGGCGGCACGGTCGCCGACATCGCCCGCGAGCTGCGCCTGTCCGACGGCACGGTCCGCAACCACCTGTCCGCCGCCATCGGCAAGACCGGCGCGCGCACCCGCGCCGAAGCCGTCCGCCTCGCCGTCGACAACGGCTGGCTGCTCGGCTGACCCACGGCGGGCGGACCGCTGCCGGGCCCGCCCGCCGCCCCACTCTCGCCACGCCCCGCCGCCCCGCCGACCTGGCCGCCCCCTCGGCTGCCGGCCCTCGGCTGCCCGGAAACAGCTGGTCAGCGTGCCTGTCAAAGGCGCGACGGGCGGGCCGCGGATCTGCTATGCGGCCGACCCCGGTACTTGAGAAGAAATTCGGAGTGCAACCGAGCGGCAACCGAGAGCGACCACTTGCTGCACCCGTAGCCGCGAAAAGTTCCCCCTGCAGCCACCACCACGGGGGGAATCGACATGACCGCGACCACTTCGCCGACTGCCACCAGCACCACCGCCGTCCGTTCCGTGACCCGCGAGCAGGAGCAGCTGATCCGCGACAACATGGCGCTGGTCGGGCACATGGTCCGCGAGATGCTGTTCAAGGTGCCGCCGCACGTGCACCGTGACGACCTGGCCTCGGCCGGCTACGCCGCCCTGGTCACCGCCGCCCAGGCGTACGACGCGTCGCGCGGCATCCCGTTCGGCCGGTTCGCCGCCGTCCGGGTGCGTGGCGCCCTGCTCGACGAGCTGCGCGGCATGGACTGGGCCAGCCGCTCGGTGCGGGCCCGGGCCCGGCGCGCCGACGTCGCCCGCGAGGAGCTGACCCGCCAGCTGGGCCGCACCCCGACCGCGGAGGAGCTGTCCGAGCTGCTCGGTGTCGCGGTCAACGAGCTCGCCAGCGTCGACGACGACGTGCAGCGCGCGGCCGTGCTGTCGCTGCAGGGCTTCACCGCCGGCGCGGCCGAGGACATGGTCACCGAGTCGTCGATGAACCCGGAGGAGATGCTGCTGCACCGCGAGCGCCTCGGCTACCTGCACGACGCGGTCGCCGTGCTGCCCGAGCGGCTGCGTTTCG
This window of the Actinoplanes oblitus genome carries:
- a CDS encoding ABC transporter ATP-binding protein; the protein is MTLTASPDLTAADTGQLAVNLDGVVKRFGAVTAVDGIDLRIRPGEVVALLGPNGAGKTTTVDMLLGLSQPTEGTARVYGRPPHEAVALGLVSAVMQTGGLLKDYTVAETVRLTAALFGRPRSAVDVALKRAGIADIGDRLVGKCSGGQQQRLRFAMALLPDPALLILDEPTTGMDVGGRREFWDAIREDAEGGRTVIFATHYLEEADAYADRIVLVRRGRIVADGTAAEVKALAAGRTVRATLPGAELADLTRIPGVESSEVRGDTVYLHGRETDEIARYLLTQTAARDLEITSRNLEDAFLTLTADEETAA
- a CDS encoding ABC transporter permease produces the protein MTATATPTTAQTRTLPRFGGFSLGMLALELRRLIRNKRTVIFTFIMPAVFFLLFGTSANYKHEQVGNGNVTGYVMVSMAVYGAMLATTSGGAMVSIERAAGWSRQLRLTPLRPAAYIGVKLVLAMVIGAVSVAVVNVVGAFTGAELDTGPWIACALLSWVCSLVFAAFGLFMGYLLPSENVMQILGPALGLLGLAGGLFVPVDKLGSTLETIAKFTPVYGVGEVARYPLTHSDNLWQAILSVVVWTALFAAGAIWRFRRDTARV
- a CDS encoding sensor histidine kinase, coding for MAPAPSETPGRVGFRAGWVFAAIWLFYLGENLNALLRHPAGMWRDVGLVALALFAVTYVLLVSIMRKPRSDGGYPPSELRIWLGLLVLLALALLQLPAAGQHILTCTVYIAASAVMGLPLRSGLAVAVTIAVAVEVAIRVVPEWRTTSQGYALAVVLAAAATWGMRLAFERQGRLIQAQNELAELAVADERSRIAGDLHDILGHSLTVVAVKAELAQRLLDVDLDRARAELRDLESLARDALADVRATALNMRGISLPGEIAAAKAALAAADVKAELPGAADDVPTRYRELFAWTIREAVTNIVRHSRARHAEVRLCPDSVEIVDDGQGCTSTAGGGQGLAGLRRRADELGARLIAGQRGDRPGFRVRVEVPS
- a CDS encoding sigma-70 family RNA polymerase sigma factor; this translates as MTATTSPTATSTTAVRSVTREQEQLIRDNMALVGHMVREMLFKVPPHVHRDDLASAGYAALVTAAQAYDASRGIPFGRFAAVRVRGALLDELRGMDWASRSVRARARRADVAREELTRQLGRTPTAEELSELLGVAVNELASVDDDVQRAAVLSLQGFTAGAAEDMVTESSMNPEEMLLHRERLGYLHDAVAVLPERLRFVVEASFLQERPLSEVAAELGVTESRVSQLRTEALALLRDGLTTHMEQVAAPVVKDGCVTRRRAAYAAQIAARSTMASRLGVTDAQGMRLAVAA
- a CDS encoding response regulator transcription factor; the protein is MIKLLLADDQALVRGAMAALLDLEPDLKVVAEVGRGDEVLDAARAHEVDVALLDVQMPGLDGIAAARLLQESLPGCKVLMVTTFGRAGYLRQAMAAGASGFVVKDTPARQLADAVRRVHQGLRVVDPALAAQSLAHGDSPLTERESDVLRAARDGGTVADIARELRLSDGTVRNHLSAAIGKTGARTRAEAVRLAVDNGWLLG